The Thioalkalivibrio thiocyanodenitrificans ARhD 1 genome window below encodes:
- a CDS encoding SCO family protein: MLHNRTLQILLLLLAGAVAMAIGIGAGMSQRDAGGAGPLSLDGGTWLPEPRVLPDFELIDMQGEPFTRASLEDRWSFLFFGYTYCPDICPLTMALLGSAVEEIQRVEPRAGSPNVVFVSVDPERDTPEAIKEYVGYFNADFMGVTAPMERLTPFTRALGILHRKAEDPRDPDNYLVDHSASILLINPQGQLQAVLSAPHQVDTLASDFLLIRKRFERG; encoded by the coding sequence ATGCTTCACAATCGAACCCTGCAGATCCTGCTGTTGTTGCTCGCCGGCGCCGTGGCCATGGCCATCGGCATCGGCGCGGGCATGTCGCAGCGCGACGCCGGCGGGGCCGGGCCCCTGTCGCTGGACGGCGGCACCTGGCTCCCGGAACCGCGCGTACTGCCGGACTTCGAACTCATCGACATGCAGGGCGAGCCGTTCACCCGCGCGTCCCTGGAAGACCGGTGGAGCTTCCTGTTCTTCGGCTATACCTACTGTCCCGATATCTGCCCGCTCACCATGGCCCTGCTGGGCAGCGCCGTGGAGGAGATCCAGCGCGTGGAGCCGCGGGCCGGCAGTCCCAACGTCGTGTTCGTCTCCGTGGATCCGGAACGTGATACACCCGAGGCGATCAAGGAATACGTGGGCTACTTCAATGCCGACTTCATGGGCGTCACCGCGCCCATGGAACGGCTGACCCCGTTCACCCGCGCCTTGGGGATTCTGCATCGCAAGGCCGAGGACCCCCGGGATCCGGACAACTACCTGGTGGACCATTCCGCGTCGATTCTGCTGATCAACCCGCAGGGGCAGCTCCAGGCGGTGCTCAGCGCACCCCACCAGGTGGACACCCTGGCCTCGGATTTCCTGCTGATCCGCAAGCGTTTCGAACGGGGCTGA
- the asd gene encoding archaetidylserine decarboxylase (Phosphatidylserine decarboxylase is synthesized as a single chain precursor. Generation of the pyruvoyl active site from a Ser is coupled to cleavage of a Gly-Ser bond between the larger (beta) and smaller (alpha chains). It is an integral membrane protein.) encodes MPGATPPRWLDLLKSLPLYALPHHTVSRAVHAMARMETRLKDPLVRWFIRRYGVDMGEAAEPRPEAYASFNAFFTRALRPDARPLDADPGALPSPADSTVSALGRITHGRIIQAKGHDYSVETLLGGDGRRAAPFRDGHFITLYLSPRDYHRVHMPAAGLLRETVYIPGRLFSVAPHTVRTIPNLFARNERVACLFDTDRGPLASIMVGAINVGSIELVWTGEVTPPRGDLTVTDYGDRALRLERGAEMGRFNLGSTVILLLPDIPFAWREDLAPGVRVKVGERLGKFEG; translated from the coding sequence ATGCCGGGCGCCACACCGCCCCGGTGGCTTGACCTGCTCAAGTCCCTGCCGCTCTATGCCCTGCCCCATCACACCGTGTCCCGTGCCGTGCATGCCATGGCGCGCATGGAAACACGGCTCAAGGACCCCCTGGTGCGCTGGTTCATCCGCCGTTACGGCGTGGACATGGGAGAGGCGGCCGAACCCCGGCCCGAGGCCTATGCCAGCTTCAACGCCTTCTTCACCCGCGCCCTGCGGCCCGATGCACGGCCGCTGGATGCCGATCCCGGCGCCCTGCCGAGCCCCGCGGACAGCACTGTCAGTGCCCTGGGGCGCATCACCCACGGCCGCATCATCCAGGCCAAGGGCCACGACTACAGTGTCGAGACCCTGCTGGGCGGTGACGGGCGGCGGGCCGCCCCGTTCCGGGACGGGCACTTCATCACCCTGTATCTCTCGCCCCGGGACTATCACCGGGTGCACATGCCCGCCGCCGGGCTGTTGCGCGAGACCGTTTACATCCCCGGGCGCCTGTTCTCCGTGGCCCCCCACACGGTGCGTACCATCCCGAACCTGTTCGCCCGCAACGAGCGCGTGGCCTGCCTGTTTGACACGGACCGCGGCCCGCTCGCCTCGATCATGGTGGGCGCCATCAACGTGGGCAGCATCGAACTGGTCTGGACCGGCGAGGTCACCCCGCCCCGCGGCGATCTGACGGTCACGGACTACGGGGATCGCGCGTTACGGCTCGAGCGCGGCGCCGAGATGGGCCGTTTCAACCTGGGCTCCACGGTGATCCTGCTGCTGCCCGACATTCCCTTTGCTTGGCGTGAGGATCTGGCACCGGGGGTGAGGGTGAAGGTGGGGGAAAGGCTTGGGAAGTTTGAAGGGTGA
- the epmA gene encoding EF-P lysine aminoacylase EpmA, producing the protein MPGSWRPTASSAVLRARADMLAGVRAFFAARHVLEVETPMLSPAGATDPALESLGVSTFTPPRFLHTSPEFPMKRLLAAGSGDIYQIARVFRAGEAGRYHNPEFTLLEWYRTGFDARRLMDEVESLVRTLAGATDPGAGMRLSYAEAFRRHAGLDPMCADEEELADCAADHDIDLTGVLDRDGWLDLLMSEVVAPAFPAGRLTFVHDYPASQAALARLRPRDPTVAERFELYWGSLELANGFHELVDAREQARRFEQDLASRKARGLVPMPVDVRLLAALESGLPDCSGVALGVDRLLMCLTGRTHIREVLAFPWERA; encoded by the coding sequence GTGCCCGGGAGCTGGCGTCCCACCGCATCGTCTGCCGTGCTGCGCGCCCGGGCCGACATGCTGGCCGGGGTCCGGGCCTTCTTCGCGGCCCGGCATGTGCTCGAGGTGGAGACGCCCATGCTGTCCCCCGCCGGCGCCACGGATCCGGCGCTGGAAAGCCTCGGGGTCAGCACGTTCACCCCCCCGCGGTTCCTGCACACCTCTCCGGAGTTTCCCATGAAGCGCCTGCTGGCGGCGGGCAGCGGCGATATCTACCAGATCGCCCGGGTGTTTCGCGCCGGCGAGGCGGGCCGTTATCACAACCCGGAATTCACCCTGCTGGAATGGTATCGCACGGGTTTCGATGCCCGCCGGCTCATGGACGAGGTGGAGTCCCTGGTGCGCACACTGGCCGGCGCCACCGACCCCGGCGCCGGCATGCGCCTGAGCTATGCGGAGGCCTTTCGCCGCCATGCGGGCCTTGACCCGATGTGCGCCGATGAGGAGGAACTCGCCGATTGTGCGGCGGATCATGACATCGATCTCACCGGGGTCCTGGACCGCGACGGTTGGCTCGATCTGCTCATGAGCGAGGTGGTGGCACCCGCCTTTCCGGCCGGACGGCTCACCTTTGTGCACGACTACCCGGCTTCTCAGGCGGCCCTGGCCAGGCTGCGCCCCCGCGATCCGACCGTGGCCGAGCGTTTCGAACTGTACTGGGGGAGCCTGGAACTGGCCAACGGATTTCACGAGCTCGTTGACGCTCGGGAACAGGCCCGGCGTTTCGAGCAGGATCTCGCCTCACGCAAGGCCCGGGGTCTGGTGCCCATGCCCGTGGACGTCCGGCTTCTGGCGGCCCTGGAATCGGGCCTGCCCGACTGTTCCGGCGTGGCGCTCGGCGTGGACCGGCTGCTCATGTGCCTGACCGGACGTACGCACATCCGGGAGGTGCTGGCGTTTCCGTGGGAGCGGGCGTAG